In Runella sp. SP2, the genomic window TCTTACAAGAACCCCGTCACTTCTTTCCAGACGTTTTCTAGCACAGGAATTCCCTGTTGACTGTTTTTGAGTCGGGTTGCTAGTACTCGCTCGCTTGGGTAGCTTACGTGGCCTTGTTCTTTGATGGGAACGGAGGTTTTATAGTCCTGAATGATGGCGTCAATGGTTGAAGAAATGCTGGAAAAGTTGCTTAGTTTCGACAAATCGAGCGCAATGAAAATCTGAGAAGAAGCCATTTCGGCTGGCTTTTGCGTGATTTCGTGCGTGGCTAATCCATTGGCTAAAGTAGCGGCAAGTACATCCAACAAAAACGAAAGTCCAGCACCTTTCCAAAAACCAACGGGCAACGACCGCCACGATTCCAAAATTTTGTCGGGCTCGTCGGTGAGGTTCCCGTCTTTGTCGTATCCGCCTACTACTGAAAGTTTTTCATTTTTCATGACGGCCAATTCCATTGCTCCAAACGAGTACTGCGACATCGCCATGTCGAGTACGATGGCTTCGTCGCCGTAGGGAGCGGCAAATACCAACGGGTTGTTGCCTAATTTGGGATTGGTAGCGCCCCAGGCAGGCATGTTGGCGGTGGTATTGGTCCAGCCGATGAACGCAAAACCTGCTTTTGCTGCTTGCCAGCCGTACGCCCCGCCGCGCATCCAGTGGTTGGTATTGGCCAACGCGACGCATCCAATCCCGTGTTTTTGGGCTAACTTCATGGCACGTTCGGTAGCGAAAATGGCGTTGGAAGGCCCTGCTCCCAAATTCCCGTTCCACTGCTCAATGCCCCCAAAACGGTGAACTATCGTCGGTTTGGCGTCGGGAATCACGTATCCGTTGCGAACGTATTGGATGAAGCGAGGAAAACGGTTGATGCCGTGGGTATAGATTCCGTCAACACTATTCTGCGTGAAAGTCATGGCACATTCTTCGGCTCTTTTTTTAGGAAAATTGTGCTGCAAAAGAATCCGCTTGAGCGTTTTGTGCATTTTGTCCGCAGGAATGGTAAGGAGTTTAGGGGTTGACATAAGTCTTTTTTTTCAGTTAGTTACACGTCTAAAATGTGGCTGCCTACTTCCCCAATACGTTCACTTGTTTCTTGGGTAATGTAGCGCTTTTGGTCAATTTGTTGGGGCTGGTCGCGGGTACAAAAATAACTGTGTATGCTGCGACGGTCGCGGTCGGTGAAGTTGGTCGTGCCTCCGTGCCAAACGTGCGAATTAAAGATAAATACCGAACCTGCAGGTGCAATAATGCGAATTTCGTCGGGATGTTTGTCGTTGGGGTCGGCCATGGCTTCGTCGGGTAATACGCTGCCTTTGTGGGTTTTGGGAACGATGCGGGTGGAGCCGTTTTGTTCAGTAAAATCGTCCAGCAACCAAATGCTGTTGCACACCTTAAAAGAGCCGTCGGCGATGGCATTGCGCCAATCGACGTGGAGTTTTTGATGGCCTTTTCCAGGCTTTGCCGCGCGATAATTGAGCGACGACAACTTAAATTCGTGCCCCAAAACGGCTTCAATTCCTGCTAATACCCGTGGATGCGTGTAAAAAATGTCAAAAACGGAGCCTTTGTTGACCAAATCGGCCAAGCGGTCGGCACCTTCTTCTTTGGGATGGCGAATGTATTTGGAATCGGCTAGCTCTGAGCCTGCATTTTCTCCTTCGTTGTCCATCAACTCCGCGAGTCGCTCGTTGACTTGTTTTACTTGCTCGGGGGTAAGTAACTGCCCTAATTTAAGGTAACCGTTGGTGTCCAAAAATTCAATTTCTTCCTTGGTAAGCATTGTTTACTGTCGTTAAAAGCAGCGTTTATAAAATAGTAGAAACCAAAACACGAACATTTCTACTGCACCGTGAAGCTGGTTGCTTCCAACCCGCCGCTTGCGTCGAAAGGTCAGGGTATGAGTACCCTGACACACAGTGAAGCGGGTTGCTCCCAACCCGCCGCTTGCGTCGAATGGTCAGGGTATGAGTACCCTGAGGCACCGTGAAGCGGGTTGCTCCCAACCCGCCGCTTGCGTCGAATGGTCAGGGTATGAGTACCCTGACACACCGTGAAGCGGGTTGCTCCCAACCTGCCGCTTGCGTCGAATGGTCAGGGTATGAGTACCCTGACACACGGTGAGCTTATTCCCCGCCCAATGGGTTTGGTGTAGTGATGTTGGCACCAAAAAACAACGCGTTGAAAAACATCTTTTCTGTACCGTACCAAATTCCACGGAAACTTGGATTGTCTGAAAAAAGTATGACGCGCCCGCTTCCTTCTGGAGCGACAACAACGGCGGCGGAGCTGCTGATTTTTTTCAACGATTGGGGATGCACGTAGCCCGTTAAATAGGGTTTGTCGGAATATTGAACCACCGTATTGTAAGGACTAGCAGAAGGCTCTAAAAAGGTATTGTTGTTGCGGTAAAGGGCAATTTTGCGGTTTTTGTAGCCAAATCCAATGGGATGCGTAATGTCTAAATCAGCCTCAAAAATGGTTCCTCCCGTATTTTTTGAACCTTCCGAAGCGGCTGCATCTTCGTAGTTGATACGCCCGCGTTTGGCAAGTGCTGTCGAATCGGCCTTGGTGTTTACCCGCAATTTTTCTTTGACAATGTCGCTGCGAATCGCCCATTCAGAAGCAGTTTTGAGCGTGACGAGTGTACCACCGTTGGCCACCCACTGCTTAATTTTGGGCGCAAGGGCGCGGTCGTACTGCCCCGAAACCAGCACAATGACGTTGTACTTGCTGAGGTTGAGCCGTGGAAGCATCCCGACATCCACTTTGGTAATAGGCATTCCCACGTGCGTGTCGAGCCAATACCACACTTCGCCTACTTCGTTGCCATTTACGCCCTGACCCACCGCAATGAGCGCTTCGGGTTTGGTTACTTTTTGGAAGGTATTACTTCCCAAATCGACTCCCATTTGGCTATAACCCGTCGGTACACCTACAAACGAAACGCCTGCTTCTTGACCAGCGGCTTTGATGGCTTCGTAAAGGGCATCGGGCGAAAGGGTTTGGGTCTCAACGGGCACCATCAACGCCCCGTGACTGTACGATTTGTCTCCAATCTTAAACGCTTTGGTCGCTACTTTGACCAAAATGCCTTGACTTACCAAACGATATAGCGCTTTGGTCGCCATAAAATCGGAGTAGTCGAGCAAGTAAGCGTAGGGTGATTTGGTAGGAATAGTTACCGTCGATTGCATAAATTCTTGGCCAATGCGCGCTCCCTTTGCAATCGGTGTACGAACCTCGCCTTGGGCTAATCCAAACGCTAACGGTAAGTTCCACGCAGAC contains:
- the yiaK gene encoding 3-dehydro-L-gulonate 2-dehydrogenase, with protein sequence MSTPKLLTIPADKMHKTLKRILLQHNFPKKRAEECAMTFTQNSVDGIYTHGINRFPRFIQYVRNGYVIPDAKPTIVHRFGGIEQWNGNLGAGPSNAIFATERAMKLAQKHGIGCVALANTNHWMRGGAYGWQAAKAGFAFIGWTNTTANMPAWGATNPKLGNNPLVFAAPYGDEAIVLDMAMSQYSFGAMELAVMKNEKLSVVGGYDKDGNLTDEPDKILESWRSLPVGFWKGAGLSFLLDVLAATLANGLATHEITQKPAEMASSQIFIALDLSKLSNFSSISSTIDAIIQDYKTSVPIKEQGHVSYPSERVLATRLKNSQQGIPVLENVWKEVTGFL
- a CDS encoding phytanoyl-CoA dioxygenase family protein encodes the protein MLTKEEIEFLDTNGYLKLGQLLTPEQVKQVNERLAELMDNEGENAGSELADSKYIRHPKEEGADRLADLVNKGSVFDIFYTHPRVLAGIEAVLGHEFKLSSLNYRAAKPGKGHQKLHVDWRNAIADGSFKVCNSIWLLDDFTEQNGSTRIVPKTHKGSVLPDEAMADPNDKHPDEIRIIAPAGSVFIFNSHVWHGGTTNFTDRDRRSIHSYFCTRDQPQQIDQKRYITQETSERIGEVGSHILDV